A stretch of Chelmon rostratus isolate fCheRos1 chromosome 18, fCheRos1.pri, whole genome shotgun sequence DNA encodes these proteins:
- the si:ch211-225h24.2 gene encoding si:ch211-225h24.2 yields the protein MFKKSKSKVLVDYASEEDDMSWHYHHSYKDKDIEGEEEEEDAVAAVSKEAKVKKIMSKKERKEKKMFSSKDDEHFLLTGVKLADRRGSHKKIKDDEKEKEKQDKPEKGHCFWESVTMTMRQISPTKKLEKMEGWESPHLENLAETGTDEAPEDKSRKGDSPVSFADSLGLPLELASWAGRGLEEDSSRYANLSDSKDSTAAVRWTARAKVKLAGISRMSRGIVSESAWEGFK from the exons ATGTTCAAGAAAAGCAAGAGTAAAGTGCTGGTGGATTATGCGTCAGAGGAAGACGACATGTCCTGGCACTATCATCACTCCTACAAG gacAAAGACatagaaggagaggaagaggaggaggacgctGTCGCTGCAGTATCCAAG GAGGCCAAGGTGAAGAAGATCATGTccaagaaagagaggaaggagaagaaaatgttCTCTTCTAAAGATGACGAGCACTTCTTGTTGACTGGGGTGAAGCTGGCTGACCGCAGGGG GTCTCACAAGAAGATCAAGGATgatgagaaggagaaggaaaagcagGACAAGCCAGAGAAGGGCCACTGTTTCTGGGAGAGCGTCACCATGACGATGAGGCAGATCTCACCCACCAAAAAACTGGAGAAGATGGAGGGCTGGGAGTCGCCTCACCTGGAGAACTTAGCTGAGACTGGGACCGACGAAGCCCCAGAGGATAAGAGCCGGAAAGGGGACTCTCCAGTGTCCTTCGCCGACTCTCTAGGCCTCCCATTGGAATTGGCTTCCTGGGCGGGCCGGGGTCTTGAGGAGGACTCCTCCCGCTATGCTAACCTGTCGGACTCCAAGGATTCAACAGCTGCCGTCAGGTGGACAGCCCGCGCCAAAGTCAAGCTGGCCGGCATCAGCAGGATGAGCAGAGGGATTGTGTCAGAGAGCGCTTGGGAGGGCTTTAAATAG